The Terriglobales bacterium genome includes a region encoding these proteins:
- the chrA gene encoding chromate efflux transporter, whose protein sequence is MSHTGTTTNPGSSIATAQQPSLGELALVFLKLGTTAFGGPAAHIAMMEEEFVRRRGWLTQQEFLDRLGAANLIPGPSSTEMAIHIGLAKRGWRGFLVAGCCFIIPAALLVGFIAAAYVRFGSMPRVGGILYAVKPVVIAVVAQAFWNLAKPAVKNTWLGIIGALSAAAYIFHAHELLILLLAGIAATIPLWRNLGRSASVFSFSFPLASLGMNLALPNNALPFSLLRLFLTFAKIGSVLFGSGYVLLAFLRSDFVDRLHWLTEKQLLDSVAVGQVTPGPVFTTATFIGYLVGGVPGAIVATLAIFLPAFFFVAASGPLISRIRKSPVASRFLDGVIVGSLALMGVVAWQLGRAAIVDVTTIIIALVSAALLFRFRINSAWLVLAAGLIGWSL, encoded by the coding sequence ATGAGCCACACAGGAACGACGACGAATCCCGGCTCCAGTATTGCCACAGCCCAACAGCCATCCTTGGGCGAGCTGGCACTGGTTTTTCTGAAGCTCGGAACAACCGCATTCGGCGGGCCGGCAGCACATATCGCGATGATGGAAGAGGAGTTCGTTCGCCGCCGTGGCTGGCTCACGCAGCAGGAATTTCTCGATCGTTTGGGCGCGGCCAATCTTATCCCTGGTCCCAGCTCGACTGAAATGGCGATACACATCGGTCTCGCCAAGCGAGGATGGCGAGGGTTCCTGGTTGCAGGTTGCTGCTTTATCATTCCCGCTGCGCTGCTTGTAGGCTTCATTGCTGCAGCGTATGTTCGCTTTGGTTCCATGCCGCGGGTCGGCGGCATTCTCTATGCCGTGAAACCGGTCGTGATTGCTGTGGTCGCGCAAGCCTTCTGGAACCTGGCAAAGCCTGCCGTCAAAAACACTTGGCTCGGAATTATTGGCGCGCTTTCCGCTGCGGCTTACATTTTTCATGCTCATGAACTGCTCATACTTTTGCTCGCGGGGATTGCTGCCACCATCCCGCTTTGGCGGAATCTTGGCCGCAGCGCTTCGGTTTTTTCATTTAGTTTTCCGCTTGCATCCCTGGGAATGAATTTGGCGCTGCCCAACAATGCCCTGCCCTTTAGTTTGTTGCGGCTGTTTCTTACCTTTGCCAAGATAGGTTCAGTATTATTCGGCAGTGGCTATGTGCTGCTGGCGTTTCTGCGCTCTGACTTCGTAGACCGGCTCCACTGGTTGACGGAAAAACAGTTGCTGGATTCGGTGGCCGTTGGCCAGGTTACACCCGGTCCAGTCTTCACTACCGCGACCTTCATCGGCTATCTGGTGGGTGGAGTTCCCGGGGCCATCGTAGCTACGCTTGCCATCTTTCTTCCGGCTTTCTTTTTTGTTGCCGCCAGCGGACCGTTGATCTCGCGTATTCGCAAGTCGCCAGTGGCCTCTCGATTTCTTGATGGCGTCATCGTGGGCTCTCTCGCACTGATGGGTGTAGTCGCGTGGCAACTTGGCAGAGCTGCCATCGTGGATGTCACTACTATTATTATTGCTTTGGTGAGCGCCGCTCTACTGTTTCGTTTTCGGATCAACTCCGCCTGGCTGGTACTTGCGGCGGGATTGATTGGATGGAGCTTGTGA
- a CDS encoding TonB-dependent receptor: MTCTFIMVGFAAAQSTTDGAIDGTVTDTAGALVSGAKVVVHNDATNAEKNGTSDSSGYFRVIHLQSGIYTVTIDKQGFAAFKATQVVVQVGSVTTVPVHLAVAGTVTTVEVTSETPQINYNTPELAPTLNQTEISNLPINGGRWSSFTLLTPTAVSDSNGFGLVSFRGISTLLNNNTIDGGDNNQAFFSEERGRTRIAYSTPKAAVEEFQVNTSNYSAEYGRSAGGVINTVTKSGGNDFHGEAYFYDRDNGWAAANAFTKVSTPDPVTGIFTSHNIKPKDWRKMAGFGVGGPIIKDKLFFFLAFDYQIHNFPGTAVTSNPNAFFAAPSAATLTTLGTRLGVTPAQAATIYNNDLIGLSTMLGPVPRTGEQNIFFPKIDWQITPKHHASFSVNRMRWASPAGVQTQATNTNGKASFGNDFVKETWGVAKLDSTLTSNIVNELRYQYGRDFEFEFTQSPSPYEVATLVNTTTPVPYNNPLGLPPSVSITNGFTFGVPTFLQRPAFPDETRNQIADTVNWTHGNHNIKFGMDFGHVHDHSKNLRTQFGSFSYSSLLNYFSDLNKQNTCGSLAVPRPCYSSFSQAFGPLGFEFNTNDYAFFAQDDWKVLPRLSLSLGLRYEYEQFPSPFSNLVNPLAPLTGHMPSDKNNIGPRIGFAYDIFGDGKTVLRGGYGIYYGRVINSTIYNALTATGMPGGQPFFSLSPTSAVSGPCTLPFPQILGAQPTCPGAKPSIAFFAKNLQNPQIHQTDLTLEHELGWGTVLSVSYLGSMGRSLPGFTDLNVCTSQDLTGATGCTNPVGTVTYKILNGGPIKTPTITEPLFTQRKDPNFGNVTTIFSGINSSYNALVTQVNHRMSHHVQFSVSYTWSHAIDFNQNQSTFSDTNDLLVPNNIRLEKGNSIYDVRHRFVAHAVMTSPWKVGGWLGILANDWEFDPIYQIQNGLPYSLTSAGSAPGGLNSGLNGSGGDTRIDVVGRNTFRRPTTWVSDIRFAKHFKVQEKYELELSGDFFNIANKQNVTGVNSTGYIATTGTVQTPTGPFTCSAAAPCLNFNVDTPANNFAPLFGTITSTNSNFIYTPRQIQVGIRVKF; this comes from the coding sequence ATGACATGTACATTCATCATGGTTGGCTTCGCTGCCGCCCAGTCCACCACTGATGGGGCCATTGACGGCACTGTGACCGACACCGCCGGGGCCCTGGTTTCAGGGGCGAAGGTGGTGGTTCACAATGATGCGACGAACGCTGAAAAAAATGGAACCAGTGATAGCTCGGGCTATTTCCGTGTCATTCACCTGCAATCGGGTATTTATACCGTAACTATCGATAAGCAGGGTTTCGCCGCCTTCAAGGCGACACAGGTCGTGGTCCAGGTAGGCAGCGTTACTACAGTCCCTGTTCATCTGGCTGTGGCCGGTACGGTGACGACCGTTGAGGTTACATCCGAGACGCCGCAAATCAACTACAACACACCCGAGCTTGCACCCACACTGAACCAAACCGAAATTTCTAACCTGCCCATCAACGGTGGCAGGTGGTCCAGCTTTACACTTTTGACTCCCACCGCGGTCAGCGACTCCAATGGTTTTGGCCTCGTCAGCTTCCGCGGCATCAGCACTCTCCTCAACAACAACACAATTGATGGCGGAGACAATAATCAGGCGTTCTTCTCCGAAGAGCGCGGCCGCACACGCATTGCTTATTCCACGCCAAAAGCGGCGGTTGAAGAGTTCCAGGTGAACACCTCAAATTATTCCGCCGAGTATGGCCGCTCTGCCGGGGGTGTGATCAACACTGTCACCAAGAGCGGTGGAAATGACTTCCATGGTGAAGCGTATTTCTATGATCGCGATAACGGCTGGGCTGCAGCCAATGCTTTCACAAAAGTCTCCACTCCGGACCCTGTAACCGGTATCTTCACCTCCCACAACATTAAGCCCAAGGATTGGCGCAAGATGGCGGGCTTCGGAGTGGGCGGGCCAATCATAAAGGACAAGCTGTTCTTCTTTCTGGCCTTTGACTATCAGATTCATAACTTTCCTGGTACTGCAGTAACCAGCAATCCCAATGCCTTTTTTGCAGCACCATCGGCAGCTACTCTCACTACGCTGGGAACGCGTCTGGGAGTAACCCCAGCGCAGGCAGCAACCATTTACAACAATGACCTCATCGGATTGTCCACGATGTTGGGACCAGTTCCGCGCACCGGGGAGCAGAACATTTTCTTCCCCAAGATTGACTGGCAGATCACACCCAAGCACCACGCCTCGTTTTCTGTGAATCGCATGCGCTGGGCATCGCCCGCTGGCGTTCAGACCCAGGCTACCAATACAAACGGAAAAGCCAGCTTCGGGAATGACTTTGTAAAAGAAACTTGGGGGGTCGCCAAACTTGACAGCACCCTCACATCGAATATTGTGAACGAACTTCGTTATCAGTACGGCCGCGACTTCGAGTTCGAATTTACCCAGAGTCCTTCCCCTTACGAGGTGGCGACACTGGTCAACACAACCACGCCCGTCCCCTACAACAATCCGCTGGGTTTGCCACCCTCAGTTTCTATCACCAACGGCTTCACCTTTGGCGTACCCACGTTCCTGCAGCGTCCCGCGTTCCCTGATGAGACCCGTAACCAGATCGCCGATACGGTGAACTGGACCCACGGCAACCACAACATCAAATTTGGCATGGACTTCGGCCATGTGCATGACCACTCGAAAAACCTCCGTACCCAGTTCGGTAGCTTCAGCTACAGCAGCTTGTTGAACTATTTCTCCGATCTCAATAAGCAGAATACGTGTGGATCGCTTGCTGTGCCACGGCCTTGCTACTCGAGCTTCTCTCAGGCATTTGGGCCCCTGGGTTTCGAGTTCAATACCAACGACTATGCATTTTTCGCGCAGGATGACTGGAAGGTGCTGCCTCGCCTCAGCCTCTCTTTGGGCTTGCGCTATGAATACGAGCAGTTCCCCAGCCCGTTCAGCAATTTGGTGAACCCGCTGGCTCCCCTGACCGGCCACATGCCCAGCGACAAGAACAATATTGGTCCGCGTATCGGCTTCGCCTATGACATCTTTGGCGACGGAAAGACTGTTCTGCGTGGCGGTTATGGCATCTACTACGGACGCGTCATTAACTCCACCATCTACAACGCTCTGACAGCAACCGGCATGCCGGGTGGCCAGCCATTCTTTTCATTAAGTCCTACCTCAGCCGTATCTGGGCCTTGTACCCTTCCTTTTCCACAAATCCTGGGAGCACAACCCACTTGCCCCGGTGCAAAGCCGAGCATCGCCTTTTTCGCTAAGAACCTCCAAAACCCCCAGATTCATCAGACGGATTTGACGCTGGAACATGAATTGGGATGGGGCACTGTTCTCTCTGTCAGCTACCTCGGCAGTATGGGACGCAGCCTGCCAGGCTTTACAGACCTCAATGTCTGTACCAGCCAGGATCTAACTGGGGCGACAGGCTGTACGAATCCTGTCGGAACCGTTACATACAAGATCTTGAACGGTGGTCCTATCAAGACTCCCACCATCACCGAGCCGCTGTTCACCCAGCGTAAAGACCCTAATTTTGGCAATGTGACCACCATCTTTAGCGGCATTAATAGCAGCTATAACGCTTTGGTCACCCAAGTCAACCATCGCATGAGCCATCACGTGCAGTTTTCAGTGAGCTACACCTGGTCGCATGCAATAGACTTTAACCAGAACCAGAGCACATTCTCCGATACCAATGACTTACTGGTTCCCAACAACATTCGCTTGGAAAAAGGCAACTCCATCTATGACGTACGCCACCGCTTCGTGGCCCACGCTGTCATGACCTCACCCTGGAAGGTGGGTGGCTGGTTGGGAATTCTGGCCAATGACTGGGAGTTCGACCCTATTTATCAGATCCAAAATGGATTGCCTTACTCGCTTACCTCTGCTGGCTCGGCTCCGGGCGGCCTTAACAGTGGCTTGAACGGCTCCGGCGGCGACACACGGATTGACGTCGTTGGTCGCAACACCTTCCGCCGGCCCACGACCTGGGTGTCTGATATACGCTTTGCCAAGCACTTCAAAGTCCAGGAAAAATATGAGCTGGAGTTGAGTGGCGACTTTTTCAACATCGCCAATAAGCAGAACGTAACCGGCGTGAATAGCACCGGATATATCGCCACGACAGGCACGGTCCAGACCCCAACGGGCCCATTCACCTGCAGCGCTGCTGCTCCTTGCCTCAATTTCAACGTGGATACCCCAGCCAACAACTTCGCACCGTTGTTTGGAACCATAACCAGCACCAACAGCAACTTCATATATACTCCCAGGCAGATCCAGGTCGGCATTCGCGTCAAGTTCTAA
- a CDS encoding nucleoside transporter C-terminal domain-containing protein — translation MARFSGLLGIIVLLTLAYVFSTNRRAIRLKTVLWGVTLQFLFAVLVIRWTFGQAIMGWAGAKVNTLLSYSFEGSKFVFGELGVKQSSMGFFFAFQVLPTIIFISAFFAVLYYFGIMQLIIRVMARAMTWFMGVSGAESLDVAASIFMGQTEAPLTIRPLLPECTKSELMTIMTAGMAHVSGGIMAAYILYGIEARHLLAAVIMTAPGTILVSKMLVPETEQPKTAGTVQIAKDELHKDSNLLAAIARGTIDGGQLAFNVAIMLISFIALIALLNGVMGGIHNHFSYFPESIQKVLGFIFAPVAWLIGIPWKDCGAVGNLLGTRMVINELYAYTLLGAQKATLDPRSFTIATFALCGFANFSSIGIQIGGIGALAPNKREQLAKLGFRAMLAGTMANLMSAAIVGILMKS, via the coding sequence ATGGCGCGATTTTCTGGCTTGTTAGGCATCATTGTTCTATTGACGCTGGCGTATGTTTTTTCCACCAACCGGCGCGCGATCCGTCTCAAGACCGTACTGTGGGGCGTGACTCTACAGTTTCTTTTTGCCGTGCTTGTGATCCGCTGGACGTTCGGCCAGGCAATCATGGGCTGGGCAGGCGCCAAGGTAAATACGCTGCTTTCTTATTCGTTTGAAGGCTCGAAATTTGTCTTCGGCGAACTGGGCGTGAAGCAGTCTTCCATGGGGTTCTTTTTTGCCTTCCAGGTGTTGCCGACCATCATCTTTATATCGGCGTTTTTCGCGGTGCTCTACTACTTTGGCATCATGCAGTTGATCATCCGGGTGATGGCGAGGGCGATGACCTGGTTCATGGGAGTAAGCGGGGCGGAGTCGCTGGATGTGGCCGCTTCAATCTTCATGGGACAGACGGAGGCGCCGCTGACGATTCGTCCGCTGCTGCCGGAGTGCACCAAGTCGGAGTTGATGACCATCATGACCGCCGGAATGGCCCATGTCTCGGGCGGAATCATGGCGGCCTACATCTTGTATGGGATTGAAGCGCGGCACCTGCTGGCGGCGGTGATCATGACCGCTCCGGGGACGATTCTGGTTTCGAAGATGCTGGTGCCGGAGACGGAACAGCCCAAGACCGCAGGAACGGTCCAGATCGCTAAAGACGAGTTGCATAAAGACTCTAACCTGCTGGCGGCGATTGCCCGCGGCACGATTGACGGTGGACAGTTGGCCTTCAATGTCGCCATCATGCTGATCTCTTTTATCGCGCTCATCGCGCTGCTGAACGGGGTCATGGGCGGAATTCACAACCACTTCAGTTATTTTCCGGAGAGCATTCAGAAGGTGCTGGGGTTTATCTTCGCGCCCGTGGCTTGGCTGATCGGGATACCCTGGAAAGACTGCGGAGCAGTGGGAAATCTGCTGGGCACGCGCATGGTGATCAATGAGCTCTACGCCTATACCCTGCTGGGGGCACAAAAAGCCACGCTTGATCCGCGGTCGTTCACCATCGCGACCTTTGCGCTGTGCGGGTTTGCCAACTTCAGCTCAATCGGAATTCAGATCGGCGGCATCGGAGCGCTTGCCCCCAACAAACGGGAGCAACTGGCGAAACTCGGCTTTCGCGCCATGCTGGCGGGAACGATGGCGAATTTGATGTCTGCGGCCATCGTAGGCATTCTGATGAAGAGTTGA
- a CDS encoding multicopper oxidase domain-containing protein yields the protein MKPGWDDYSVSRRNFLSTATLAACGLSASSALPYFDLGKPGATPEKADITLKIAPVSFEIAPKKILHTIGYNGQVPGPVLRMKEGVPVVVDVYNHTDHSELVHWHGQTISVAADGSAEEGTAEVSAQGHRRYSFTPGPAGSRWYHSHAFAGKNLHRSLYSGQFGFVYIEPKNDPGRYDREVFLAMHQWEPYFTAMGEDIGGAPPPPNNGLEIGYRSFSFNDKALGHGEPVRVHEGERVLFHLLNASATETVNVALASHSFELVALDGNPVPSPQTVKTLQVGPAERIDAIVTMDSPGVWIMGSMDDDDRKHGFGIVVEYAGHKGKPQWIPQKQTPWDYTIFDRKLNNIGITAPPDGQFDLAIRKIPGGHGGFNRWIINGKSYPNTDPLMVQNGKRYRMVFRNESDDAHPLHLHRHSVELTNIAGKATNGIFKDVVMVDPYKTVEVDFTANNPGNSLLHCHQQLHMDFGFMTLVKYA from the coding sequence ATGAAGCCGGGTTGGGATGATTACTCTGTCAGTCGCCGAAACTTTCTCAGCACTGCTACTCTAGCTGCTTGCGGATTAAGCGCAAGCTCTGCCCTGCCCTATTTCGACCTTGGGAAGCCAGGGGCCACACCTGAGAAGGCCGACATCACACTCAAGATCGCGCCGGTTTCCTTTGAAATCGCTCCCAAAAAGATACTGCACACCATCGGCTACAACGGCCAAGTGCCCGGTCCGGTTTTGCGGATGAAAGAAGGTGTACCGGTTGTAGTGGACGTATACAACCATACTGACCACAGCGAGCTTGTGCACTGGCATGGGCAAACGATCTCCGTTGCAGCGGACGGATCAGCGGAAGAGGGCACCGCTGAAGTTTCGGCACAAGGGCATCGCCGATACAGTTTCACGCCCGGGCCTGCGGGCAGCCGCTGGTACCACAGCCACGCATTCGCAGGAAAGAACCTTCATCGCAGCCTGTACAGCGGCCAGTTTGGTTTTGTCTATATCGAGCCGAAGAACGATCCGGGCCGGTATGACCGCGAAGTCTTCCTGGCAATGCATCAGTGGGAGCCTTACTTCACGGCCATGGGGGAGGATATCGGCGGCGCGCCTCCGCCACCCAACAATGGTCTTGAGATCGGATATCGTTCTTTTTCTTTCAATGACAAAGCACTGGGTCACGGTGAGCCGGTGCGCGTACATGAGGGAGAGCGCGTGCTGTTTCACTTGTTGAATGCCAGCGCAACCGAGACGGTGAATGTGGCTCTGGCTTCGCATTCGTTTGAATTGGTTGCACTCGATGGTAATCCTGTACCCTCGCCGCAAACTGTCAAGACGCTGCAAGTGGGGCCGGCAGAGCGTATTGATGCCATCGTGACTATGGATTCTCCGGGCGTATGGATTATGGGTTCAATGGATGACGATGACCGCAAGCATGGTTTCGGCATCGTGGTTGAATACGCTGGACACAAAGGCAAACCGCAGTGGATACCACAGAAACAAACTCCGTGGGATTACACGATCTTTGACCGCAAACTCAACAATATCGGCATTACCGCGCCTCCCGACGGCCAATTCGATTTGGCGATCCGCAAAATCCCCGGCGGACACGGCGGCTTTAACCGCTGGATCATCAACGGCAAGTCTTATCCCAACACAGATCCACTGATGGTCCAAAATGGGAAACGCTATCGCATGGTCTTTCGCAACGAAAGCGACGATGCGCATCCGCTGCACCTGCATCGTCACAGCGTCGAGCTAACCAACATTGCCGGCAAGGCAACCAATGGGATCTTCAAAGACGTTGTCATGGTAGACCCATACAAAACGGTTGAGGTAGATTTCACTGCGAATAATCCTGGGAACTCGCTGCTACACTGCCACCAGCAACTTCACATGGATTTCGGCTTTATGACCCTGGTCAAATACGCATGA